The following are from one region of the Salvelinus fontinalis isolate EN_2023a chromosome 5, ASM2944872v1, whole genome shotgun sequence genome:
- the LOC129855126 gene encoding semaphorin-4E-like: MSPLSSLGVFCGLFLPVCLGEYNTHSCIPRKSVLCQDNLKLFREEGIWNYSTMLVREDLGLLLLGAREAVYALDINDISIKKSGVYWRVTEEKQRECTYKGKHAEIECRNYIRTLHKVDDSTMYVCGTNAFSPTCDYMTYFEGQLRLEDAQEEGKGKCPFDPFQKYSSIMVGNDLYSATSINFLGSEPVFLRSSSSTLRTEFKSSWLNEPNFVYMDLVPESNNNPEGDDDKVYLFFSENAMEYDFYNKLTVSRVARVCKGDMGGQRTLQRRWTSFLKARLDCSLPEPSLPSIVQDVFLLKNDDWRRSVFYAVFTPQSSSSDMSAVCAYSVSAIRDVFDKGKFKTPVTVETSHVKWVMYSGEVPTPRPGACINNAARALGMEHSLDLPDKTLQFIRDRPLMDDAVHPLTGRPLLVKRGDLFTCLVVDSVLALDGERYAVMFIGTENGYVQKAVNYAGEMFIIEEIQLYQTPEAIRTLRLSSTGQLYAGSEYGAVQMPLSECGRYESCLDCVLARDPYCGWDLSTGLCSAVASSPFASVPTNMIQSLKDGDISQCPNSETVKPENYTLVPGNNIKLPCQPDSNLAQVQWLFSGQLLLSDTKYYIYNGGIIILNASAADTGQYTCESVEQVNSQPYTRTMAVYQLLPHTNLEEESETMTESPHSHSTPLPELLEVTEKPKALDPLLPPESQCEDGRVVGLQVVVALLSLMLVGLIAWNLYKGCFRSRFSENSGAGQVKRPSDDYMQIQNNITSEFKLLGPTPSHSANNNENAIIAFKGNGEHHFSPGSNISTVDGLGYIDDESEI, translated from the exons atgtctcctctctcttccctgggTGTTTTCTGTGGATTGTTCCTTCCTGTGTGTCTCGGTGAATACAACACTCACAGTTGTATCCCACGGAAGAGTGTCCTCTGCCAGG ACAATCTGAAACTGTTCCGAGAGGAAGGGATTTGGAACTACTCCACTATGTTGGTTCGAGAGGATCTGGGCCTGCTGCTGCTCGGGGCTCGAGAGGCTGTCTATGCCCTGGACATCAATGATATCTCCATCAAGAAGTCTGGA GTGTATTGGCGGGTCACtgaggagaaacagagggagtGCACATACAAAGGGAAACACGCTGAA ATCGAATGCCGTAACTACATCCGGACCCTGCATAAAGTGGATGACAGCACAATGTATGTGTGCGGGACAAATGCTTTCAGCCCCACCTGTGATTACAtg ACGTACTTTGAAGGACAGCTGAGACTAGAAGACGCGCAGGAGGAGGGAAAAGGGAAATGCCCCTTTGATCCCTTCCAGAAATACTCCTCCATCATGGTCG GGAATGACCTCTACTCTGCTACCTCCATCAACTTCCTGGGCTCTGAGCCTGTGTTTCTCCGCAGCTCCTCCTCTACGCTTCGCACTGAGTTCAAGAGCTCCTGGCTCAACG AGCCCAACTTTGTATACATGGACCTTGTCCCCGAGAGCAATAACAACCCAGAGGGGGATGATGATAAGGTCTACCTGTTCTTCAGTGAGAACGCCATGGAGTATGACTTCTACAACAAGCTCACCGTGTCAAGAGTTGCTCGTGTCTGCAAG GGGGATATGGGTGGGCAGCGGACACTCCAGAGGAGGTGGACGTCGTTCCTGAAGGCTCGTCTGGACTGCTCTCTGCCAGAGCCCAGCCTGCCATCTATTGTACAGGATGTCTTCCTGCTCAAAAACGATGACTGGCGCAGAAGTGTTTTCTACGCAGTGTTCACTCCCCAGTC GAGCTCGTCCGACATGTCTGCAGTGTGTGCGTACAGTGTGTCGGCCATCAGAGACGTGTTTGATAAAGGGAAGTTTAAGACGCCAGTGACTGTGGAGACTTCCCATGTGAAGTGGGTCATGTACAGTGGAGAGGTGCCCACCCCAAGACCTGGAGCT TGCATTAACAACGCAGCACGGGCCCTTGGGATGGAGCACTCCCTGGACCTCCCAGACAAGACCCTGCAGTTCATCAGGGACCGACCCCTCATGGACGATGCCGTGCACCCGCTGACCGGCCGTCCGCTGTTGGTCAAAAGGGGAGACCTGTTCACATGCCTGGTGGTGGACAGCGTGCTAGCTCTGGATGGGGAGAGATACGCAGTCATGTTCATCGGCACGG AGAACGGCTATGTGCAGAAGGCAGTGAACTACGCTGGAGAGATGTTCATCATTGAAGAAATACAACTGTACCAGACCCCAGAGGCTATCAGGACCCTGCGCCTCTCCAGCACG GGTCAGCTGTATGCAGGCTCTGAGTATGGAGCTGTGCAGATGCCTCTGAGTGAATGTGGCCGTTATGAGTCGTGTCTGGACTGTGTCTTAGCCAGAGACCCTTACTGTGGCTGGGACCTCTCCACTGGCCTCTGCTCTGCTGTGGCCAGCTCACCCTTTGCCTCAGTCCCCAC GAACATGATTCAAAGTCTAAAAGATGGTGACATCTCACAATGTCCGAATTCAG AGACAGTGAAGCCAGAGAACTACACCTTAGTTCCTGGCAACAACATCAAGCTGCCGTGCCAGCCTGACTCCAACCTGGCACAGGTACAGTGGCTCTTCTCAGGGCAACTGCTGCTCTCTGATACCAAGTACTACATCTACAATGGGGGTATCATCATCCTCAATGCCTCTGCCGCCGACACCGGCCAGTACACCTGTGAGTCTGTTGAGCAGGTGAACAGCCAACCGTACACCAGAACTATGGCAGTGTATCAACTGTTGCCCCACACTAACctagaggaggagagtgagacAATGACAGAGTCCCCCCATAGTCACAGTACCCCATTACCAGAGCTCCTGGAGGTAACAGAGAAGCCAAAGGCTTTGGATCCCCTTCTCCCCCCTGAGTCACAGTGTGAAGACGGCAGGGTGGTAGGCCTGCAGGTGGTGGTGGCGCTCCTCTCTCTGATGCTGGTTGGTCTAATAGCTTGGAATCTATATAAAGGATGCTTTAGAAGCAGATTCTCAGAGAACTCAGGCGCTGGCCAGGTGAAAAGGCCGTCGGATGACTACATGCAAATTCAAAACAATATAACTTCAGAGTTCAAGCTGCTGGGACCTACACCAAGTCACAGTGCTAACAATAATGAAAATGCTATCATAGCCTTCAAAGGGAATGGGGAACACCACTTCTCACCTGGAAGCAATATTTCCACTGTGGATGGTTTGGGGTACATTGATGATGAGTCAGAGATCTGA
- the LOC129855127 gene encoding secretory carrier-associated membrane protein 4-like isoform X1: MTERVNNFPPLPQFLRIKPCFYQNVEEEIPAPHRQLVRRVYNLWMLYSVTLCVNVVSCIAWWAGGGSGANFGLSLLWLLLFSPCSYTCWFRPLYKAFRADSSFNFMAFFFIFLLQCVLALIQTVGISGWGACGWIATVLFFSDNVGSAVVMLFSALLFTLVTVLMGLILIRVHRLYRGGGGSFEHAQEEWTTGLWKSAPVREAGFNAVTETGPSLPQYPADVPSYPDNGTW, from the exons ATGACAG AGCGGGTCAACAACTTTCCCCCACTGCCTCAGTTCCTGAGAATCAAGCCCTGCTTTTATCAGAATGTGGAGGAGGAGATCCCAGCCCCGCACCGACAGCTGGTACGCCGGGTCTACAACCTCTGGATGT TGTATTCAGTCACACTGTGTGTGAACGTGGTGTCATGCATAGCTTGGTGGGCAGGAGGGGGAAGTGGAGCCAATTTTGGCCTTTCCCTTCTCTGGCTTCTCCTCTTCAGTCCGTGCAGCTACACCTGCTGGTTTAGACCTCTCTACAAGGCCTTCCG GGCTGACAGTTCTTTCAACTTCATGGccttcttcttcatcttcttaCTGCAGTGTGTTCTCGCTCTCATTCAGACTGTGGGCATCTCTGGTTGGGGTGCTTG TGGTTGGATCGCGACAGTGCTGTTTTTCAGCGACAACGTGGGTTCTGCTGTAGTCATGCTATTCTCAGCTCTGCTCTTCACTCTAGTGACTGTGTTAATGGGACTGATTCTCATCAGG GTTCACAGGCTGTACCGTGGTGGAGGGGGCAGCTTTGAGCATGCACAGGAAGAGTGGACCACTGGTCTCTGGAAGAGCGCTCCCGTGAGAGAGGCCGGATTCAATGCTGTCACTGAAACTGGCCCAAGCCTTCCCCAATACCCTGCTGATGTGCCAAGCTACCCCGACAATGGCACCTGGTGA
- the LOC129855127 gene encoding secretory carrier-associated membrane protein 4-like isoform X2 produces the protein MTERVNNFPPLPQFLRIKPCFYQNVEEEIPAPHRQLVRRVYNLWMLYSVTLCVNVVSCIAWWAGGGSGANFGLSLLWLLLFSPCSYTCWFRPLYKAFRADSSFNFMAFFFIFLLQCVLALIQTVGISGWGACAVFQRQRGFCCSHAILSSALHSSDCVNGTDSHQGSQAVPWWRGQL, from the exons ATGACAG AGCGGGTCAACAACTTTCCCCCACTGCCTCAGTTCCTGAGAATCAAGCCCTGCTTTTATCAGAATGTGGAGGAGGAGATCCCAGCCCCGCACCGACAGCTGGTACGCCGGGTCTACAACCTCTGGATGT TGTATTCAGTCACACTGTGTGTGAACGTGGTGTCATGCATAGCTTGGTGGGCAGGAGGGGGAAGTGGAGCCAATTTTGGCCTTTCCCTTCTCTGGCTTCTCCTCTTCAGTCCGTGCAGCTACACCTGCTGGTTTAGACCTCTCTACAAGGCCTTCCG GGCTGACAGTTCTTTCAACTTCATGGccttcttcttcatcttcttaCTGCAGTGTGTTCTCGCTCTCATTCAGACTGTGGGCATCTCTGGTTGGGGTGCTTG TGCTGTTTTTCAGCGACAACGTGGGTTCTGCTGTAGTCATGCTATTCTCAGCTCTGCTCTTCACTCTAGTGACTGTGTTAATGGGACTGATTCTCATCAGG GTTCACAGGCTGTACCGTGGTGGAGGGGGCAGCTTTGA